A stretch of Usitatibacter palustris DNA encodes these proteins:
- the ugpA gene encoding sn-glycerol-3-phosphate ABC transporter permease UgpA has product MEKRVVFRSGWLPYVLVAPQLAVTIIFFFWPAAQAIYYSFLLQDAFGTQTQFVWFRNFIDLWNDTNYHESFKVTAVFSILVTFIGLSVALLLATAADRVVRGAMVYKTLLIWPYAVASAVAGVLWAFLFAPSVGIVSYLLRGMGIDFNWVLRGDQAMILVVIATVWKQISYNFLFFLAGLQSIPRSVMEAAAIDGASPTRRFWNIVFPLLSPTTFFLLVVNIVHAFFDTFGVIDATTQGGPAGATQILVYKVYYDGVKAADLGGSSAQSVILMVIVIALTVVQFKYIERKVQY; this is encoded by the coding sequence CGCTCGGGCTGGCTGCCGTACGTCCTGGTCGCGCCGCAGCTCGCGGTCACGATCATCTTCTTCTTCTGGCCGGCCGCGCAGGCGATCTACTACTCGTTCCTGCTGCAGGATGCCTTCGGCACCCAGACGCAATTCGTCTGGTTCCGCAATTTCATCGACCTCTGGAACGACACGAACTACCACGAGTCCTTCAAGGTGACGGCGGTGTTCAGCATCCTCGTCACCTTCATCGGCCTGTCGGTGGCGCTGCTCCTCGCGACGGCCGCGGACCGCGTGGTCCGCGGCGCGATGGTCTACAAGACGCTGCTCATCTGGCCGTACGCGGTCGCATCCGCGGTCGCCGGCGTGCTCTGGGCGTTCCTGTTCGCGCCGTCCGTGGGGATCGTCTCGTATCTCCTGCGCGGCATGGGCATCGACTTCAACTGGGTGCTGCGCGGCGACCAGGCGATGATCCTCGTGGTCATCGCCACCGTCTGGAAGCAGATCAGCTACAACTTCCTCTTCTTCCTCGCGGGGCTGCAGTCGATTCCGCGCTCGGTGATGGAAGCGGCGGCCATCGACGGCGCTTCGCCCACGCGTCGCTTCTGGAACATCGTCTTCCCGCTGCTTTCGCCCACGACGTTCTTCCTGCTCGTCGTGAACATCGTGCACGCGTTTTTCGATACGTTCGGCGTGATCGACGCGACCACGCAGGGCGGCCCGGCCGGTGCCACGCAGATCCTCGTCTACAAGGTCTACTACGACGGCGTGAAGGCCGCGGACCTCGGGGGCTCGTCGGCGCAATCGGTGATCCTCATGGTCATCGTCATCGCGCTCACGGTCGTGCAGTTCAAGTACATCGAACGCAAGGTGCAGTACTAG
- the ugpE gene encoding sn-glycerol-3-phosphate ABC transporter permease UgpE has protein sequence MVENRPVLRAFQHFVLIVGVILVAFPLYVTFIASTHSLDSILSVPMPLLPGDQLWNNYSQVLTAGSTRGAQAPVGQMMLNSLVMAVGIALGKIAISLISAFAIVYFRFPFRNFFFWMIFITLMLPVEVRIIPTFKVVADLGILNSYLGLTLPLIASATATFLFRQFFMTIPDELAEAARIDGAGPMRFFWDVVVPLSRTSMAALFVIQFIYGWNQYLWPLLITTDEKMYTVVIGIKRMIVGGDALTEWNLVMATAMLALIPPALVVILMQRWFVKGLVETEK, from the coding sequence ATGGTCGAGAACCGCCCCGTCCTCCGCGCGTTCCAGCACTTCGTGCTGATCGTGGGCGTGATCCTGGTCGCGTTCCCGCTCTATGTGACGTTCATCGCATCCACGCATTCGCTCGACAGCATCCTCTCGGTGCCGATGCCGCTCCTTCCGGGCGACCAGCTCTGGAACAACTACTCGCAGGTGCTCACCGCGGGCTCGACGCGAGGCGCGCAGGCGCCCGTCGGCCAGATGATGCTCAACAGCCTGGTGATGGCGGTGGGCATCGCGCTCGGGAAGATCGCGATCTCGCTCATCTCCGCCTTCGCGATCGTCTATTTCCGCTTCCCGTTCCGGAATTTCTTCTTCTGGATGATCTTCATCACGCTGATGCTGCCGGTGGAAGTGCGGATCATCCCGACGTTCAAGGTGGTCGCGGACCTGGGCATCCTCAACTCCTATCTGGGCCTCACGCTGCCGCTCATCGCCTCGGCGACGGCGACGTTCCTCTTCCGCCAGTTCTTCATGACGATTCCCGACGAGCTCGCGGAAGCCGCGCGCATCGACGGCGCGGGTCCGATGCGCTTCTTCTGGGACGTGGTGGTGCCGCTGTCGCGCACCAGCATGGCCGCGCTCTTCGTGATCCAGTTCATCTACGGCTGGAACCAATACCTCTGGCCGCTGCTCATCACCACCGACGAGAAGATGTACACGGTCGTGATCGGCATCAAGCGCATGATCGTGGGCGGCGACGCGCTCACCGAATGGAACCTCGTGATGGCCACTGCGATGCTGGCCCTCATCCCGCCCGCGCTGGTGGTGATTCTCATGCAGCGCTGGTTCGTGAAGGGCCTGGTCGAAACGGAGAAATAG